Proteins encoded by one window of Candidatus Sumerlaea chitinivorans:
- a CDS encoding Phosphoglycerate mutase: protein MHKVVLLRHGESVWNKENRFTGWTDVDLSDRGIVEAHEAGKTLKKEGYCFDVAFTSVLKRAIRTLWIVLDEMDLMWIPIHNSWRLNERHYGALQGLNKSEMAAKFGEEQVKIWRRSYDVPPPALEKSDPRWPGHDPRYRDLRPEEIPVTECLKDTVQRFLPYWHETIAPAIRSGKRVIIAAHGNSLRALVKYLDNISDEEIVGLNIPTGIPLVYELDDELKPIRHYYLGDPEAVARAAEAVANQGKAK from the coding sequence ATGCATAAGGTTGTGTTGCTGCGTCACGGCGAGAGTGTTTGGAATAAAGAGAATCGTTTTACTGGCTGGACGGATGTGGATTTGTCCGACCGGGGGATCGTGGAAGCCCACGAGGCGGGCAAAACGCTAAAGAAAGAAGGCTATTGTTTTGACGTCGCGTTTACCTCCGTCCTCAAGCGGGCAATTCGGACGCTTTGGATCGTGCTCGACGAGATGGATCTCATGTGGATCCCCATCCATAATTCGTGGCGGCTGAACGAACGCCACTATGGTGCCCTCCAAGGGCTCAACAAGTCCGAGATGGCAGCGAAGTTCGGCGAGGAACAGGTGAAAATCTGGCGCCGAAGCTACGACGTGCCACCGCCGGCTTTGGAGAAAAGTGATCCGCGTTGGCCGGGACACGATCCGCGCTATCGCGATCTGCGCCCCGAGGAGATTCCCGTGACCGAATGCTTGAAGGATACGGTTCAACGCTTCCTGCCCTACTGGCATGAGACCATCGCGCCAGCCATTCGAAGCGGGAAACGGGTGATCATCGCGGCCCACGGCAATAGCTTGCGCGCGCTGGTAAAGTATCTCGATAACATCAGCGACGAAGAGATTGTTGGGCTCAACATCCCGACCGGGATCCCTCTGGTTTATGAACTCGACGACGAGTTGAAGCCAATCCGCCACTATTATTTGGGGGATCCGGAGGCAGTGGCGCGCGCGGCGGAAGCGGTGGCAAACCAAGGAAAAGCAAAGTAA